One region of Trichosurus vulpecula isolate mTriVul1 chromosome 1, mTriVul1.pri, whole genome shotgun sequence genomic DNA includes:
- the LOC118828482 gene encoding olfactory receptor 1361-like → MEGKNYSRVSEFILLGLSNQPEQEQIMFLVFLIMYLITGLGNLLIILAIKTDSRLHTPMYFFLTNLSLVDICSTSTTIPKMLVNYISGNKAILYISCLAQVFFFSWFTGIDSILLASMAYDRYMAICAPLHYAMVMTPRVCVLLVAVCWLWPCAGALTHTVLMSQLSFCGHTEIPHFFCDGSPLLKLACSDTFINDLMVNIVGSLTVNIPFIGILISYVQIFVTVLKIPSTVGKWKAFSTCGSHLTVVSLFYGTLIGVYFSPTSTHTAQQDTAAAVMYTVVTPMLNPFIYSLRNKDIKGALRMLLFVTMRHPQ, encoded by the coding sequence ATGGAAGGGAAAAATTATTCAAGAGTCTCTGAATTCATCCTTCTGGGACTTTCAAACCAGCCAGAGCAGGAGCAGATCATGTTCCTTGTGTTCCTGATTATGTATCTGATCACAGGGCTGGGGAATTTGCTCATCATTCTGGCCATCAAGACAGACTCACGTCTGCACacccccatgtacttcttccttacCAACTTGTCCCTGGTCGACATCTgctccacctccaccaccatccccaagatGCTGGTTAATTATATATCTGGGAACAAAGCAATTCTTTACATCAGCTGCCTGGCACAAGTCTTCTTCTTCAGTTGGTTTACAGGAATAGATAGCATCCTCCTTGCCTCCATGGCCTATGACCGCTACATGGCTATCTGTGCCCCATTACACTATGCCATGGTCATGACGCCAAGGGTCTGTGTCCTTCTGGTAGCAGTGTGCTGGCTTTGGCCATGTGCTGGTGCCTTGACACATACTGTTCTGATGAGCCAACTCTCATTCTGCGGCCACACTGAAATCCCTCATTTCTTCTGTGATGGCAGTCCCCTGCTAAAGTTGGCCTGTTCAGACACCTTCATCAATGACCTGATGGTCAACATAGTGGGGTCACTAACGGTTAATATCCCTTTCATTGGCATTCTTATCTCCTATGTGCAAATTTTTGTGACTGTGCTGAAGATTCCATCTACTGTGGGGAAGTGGAAAGCTTTCTCCACCTGTGGTTCACACCTCACTGTGGTCTCTCTGTTCTATGGGACACTTATTGGAGTGTACTTCAGCCCCACATCCACCCACACAGCACAACAGGACACAGCAGCTGCTGTGATGTACACTGTGGTCACTCCTATGCTGAACCCTTTCATCTACAGCCTAAGGAACAAGGACATAAAAGGAGCCCTAAGGATGCTCCTCTTTGTGACTATGAGACATCCCCAATAA